The genomic stretch GGGAAATCGCGCATCGGCCGCGCGCCGCCATAGCTGGAGCGCACGATGCGCCGCTCGCCCATCAGCGAACCCCAGCGAAAGCTCACTTCCTCGTCGACGTTGACCTTGCCCAGCCAGACCACGTTGCCCCCAGGCCGGCAAACCTCCACCGCAAGGCGAAAGACTCTTGCGCTTCCCGCCGCTTCGAACACATGGTCCGCGCCGCGGCCGGCAGTGAGCGATTTCACCTGCTGCGGCACATTTGCGTCGGCTGCGTCGATTGCATGAGTGGCACCGAAGCGCATGGCGCGCGCCAGCTTCTCTCCTCCGAGGTCGATCGCGATGATTCTCTGCGCACCGGCAAGCTTCGCACCCTGCACGGCGTTGAGTCCGACGGCGCCGCAGCCGATCACCGCCACATTCGAGCCGGGCTCGACCCTGGCCTTGCGTGTCACCGCTCCCACCCCGGTCATCACGCCGCAGCCGATGATGCAGGCGCGGTCGAAAGGCATCTCTTTCGGGATCGGAATAGCGCCGGATTCCGGCACCACCGTCAGCTCGGCATGCGTGGAAGTCACGGAATAGTGGTGCACCTTCGCGCCCTTGCGCTTCATCCTGGAAGTGCCATCCAGCAGAAGTCCCTGGGGCTGGTGGCGGGTGAACGGCTCGCAGAGGATCGGCAAGTCGCGCTCGCAG from Burkholderiales bacterium encodes the following:
- a CDS encoding Zn-dependent alcohol dehydrogenase; its protein translation is MKFKAAVLEKVGTPLVIDELEMDPLQPEDVLVRIKASGLCHTDLEVIQGHLAYPTPIVLGHEGAGIVEAVGSRVTRIKPGDHVILSWNPHCGHCFYCERDLPILCEPFTRHQPQGLLLDGTSRMKRKGAKVHHYSVTSTHAELTVVPESGAIPIPKEMPFDRACIIGCGVMTGVGAVTRKARVEPGSNVAVIGCGAVGLNAVQGAKLAGAQRIIAIDLGGEKLARAMRFGATHAIDAADANVPQQVKSLTAGRGADHVFEAAGSARVFRLAVEVCRPGGNVVWLGKVNVDEEVSFRWGSLMGERRIVRSSYGGARPMRDFP